The following proteins are encoded in a genomic region of Protaetiibacter sp. SSC-01:
- a CDS encoding carbohydrate ABC transporter permease — translation MSAQAPGARIQPRRTSGVPYVLIVPAVLALLLGLGYPLIWQVVTSFQKYGLAQQFGQPPEWVGFDNFANLAWNGEFWGVVGRSLLFCVVTAAATVIIGVGMALLMNAVGRVVKLILQVSMLLAWAMPVAAATTVFIWLFDRRRGVVNYLLDMIPGVDMNRYDWLGNPVTFFLVASVLIVWMSVPFVAFAVYAGLTQISEEVMEAAQIDGASAWQRFGGIILPMIKPVLSIVLLLQLIWDLRVFAQITLLKDAGSKSGEFDLLGTYIYKLGVASNDFGVASAVSIVVLIITLAISWVYVRELIKEDEAQ, via the coding sequence ATGTCCGCACAGGCCCCCGGCGCCCGCATCCAACCTCGGCGCACCTCAGGCGTCCCGTATGTGCTGATCGTGCCCGCCGTCCTCGCGCTGCTGCTCGGCCTCGGCTACCCGCTCATCTGGCAGGTCGTCACGTCGTTCCAGAAGTACGGACTCGCCCAGCAGTTCGGCCAGCCGCCCGAGTGGGTCGGCTTCGACAACTTCGCGAACCTCGCGTGGAACGGCGAGTTCTGGGGCGTCGTCGGCCGCTCGCTGCTGTTCTGCGTCGTGACCGCCGCCGCGACCGTGATCATCGGCGTCGGCATGGCGCTGCTCATGAACGCGGTCGGACGCGTCGTGAAGCTCATCCTGCAGGTCTCGATGCTGCTCGCGTGGGCGATGCCCGTCGCCGCCGCCACGACCGTCTTCATCTGGCTCTTCGACCGCCGCCGCGGCGTCGTCAACTACCTGCTCGACATGATCCCCGGCGTCGACATGAACCGGTACGACTGGCTCGGCAACCCCGTCACCTTCTTCCTCGTGGCGAGCGTGCTCATCGTGTGGATGTCGGTGCCCTTCGTCGCCTTCGCGGTCTACGCGGGCCTCACCCAGATCTCCGAGGAGGTCATGGAGGCCGCGCAGATCGACGGCGCCAGCGCGTGGCAGCGCTTCGGCGGCATCATCCTGCCGATGATCAAGCCCGTGCTGTCGATCGTGCTGCTGCTGCAGCTCATCTGGGACCTGCGGGTCTTCGCCCAGATCACCCTGCTGAAGGATGCGGGCTCCAAGTCGGGCGAGTTCGACCTGCTCGGCACCTACATCTACAAGCTCGGCGTCGCGTCGAACGACTTCGGGGTCGCGAGCGCCGTCTCGATCGTCGTGCTCATCATCACCCTCGCGATCAGCTGGGTGTACGTGCGCGAGCTCATCAAGGAGGATGAGGCACAGTGA
- the nagA gene encoding N-acetylglucosamine-6-phosphate deacetylase has product MTLLLHDALLTDERGETPGGWVLFDGDAIAAVGTGEAPDAAERVDLAGARLVPGFVDIHGHGGGGHAYDDGGEELASALAAHRAHGVTRSVVSLVANPLASLRSNLAEVAELAASDPLVLGTHLEGPFLAPGRRGAHHEDYLREPDLVDVEQLIAAGHGTLRQITMAPELPGADAAIDALVAAGVRVAVGHTEADFETAARAFDRGASILTHAFNAMNGIHHREPGPVLAALSDERVTLEVILDGHHVHDAVVALLLDEAPGRVALITDSMAAAASADGDYRLGTLNVTVQDGLALLSGTQTIAGSTLTLDAALRRAVDVVGLPWPDAVGAVTAVPARALGFGDRLGLLEPGYAADAVALDADGRVTGVWAAGGRLS; this is encoded by the coding sequence GTGACGCTGCTTCTCCACGATGCGCTGCTGACCGACGAGCGCGGCGAGACCCCCGGCGGCTGGGTGCTGTTCGACGGCGACGCGATCGCCGCTGTCGGCACGGGCGAGGCCCCGGATGCCGCTGAGCGCGTCGATCTCGCTGGCGCGCGTCTCGTGCCGGGCTTCGTCGACATCCACGGGCACGGCGGCGGCGGCCACGCCTACGACGACGGCGGCGAGGAGCTCGCATCCGCTCTCGCGGCGCACCGCGCGCACGGCGTCACGCGGTCGGTCGTGTCGCTCGTCGCGAACCCGCTCGCCTCGCTGCGCTCGAACCTCGCCGAGGTGGCCGAGCTCGCCGCATCCGACCCGCTCGTGCTCGGCACGCACCTCGAGGGGCCATTCCTCGCGCCCGGTCGCCGCGGCGCCCACCACGAGGACTACCTGCGCGAGCCCGATCTCGTCGACGTCGAGCAGCTCATCGCGGCCGGCCACGGCACGCTGCGCCAGATCACGATGGCGCCCGAGCTGCCCGGAGCGGATGCCGCGATCGACGCGCTCGTCGCCGCGGGCGTGCGCGTCGCAGTCGGGCACACCGAGGCCGACTTCGAGACGGCCGCGCGCGCCTTCGACCGCGGGGCGAGCATCCTGACACATGCCTTCAACGCCATGAACGGCATCCACCACCGCGAGCCGGGGCCCGTGCTCGCGGCGCTCTCGGACGAGCGCGTGACGCTCGAGGTGATCCTCGACGGTCACCACGTGCACGACGCCGTCGTCGCGCTGCTGCTCGACGAGGCCCCGGGCCGCGTCGCGCTCATCACCGATTCGATGGCCGCGGCGGCGAGCGCAGACGGCGACTACCGCCTCGGCACGCTCAACGTGACCGTGCAGGACGGCCTCGCGCTGCTCTCGGGCACGCAGACGATCGCGGGCTCGACCCTCACGCTCGACGCCGCGCTGCGGCGCGCGGTCGACGTCGTGGGGCTCCCCTGGCCGGACGCCGTGGGAGCCGTCACCGCCGTGCCCGCCCGCGCGCTCGGCTTCGGCGACCGCCTCGGCCTCCTCGAGCCCGGCTACGCGGCGGATGCCGTGGCGCTCGACGCGGACGGCCGCGTGACGGGCGTGTGGGCCGCGGGCGGGCGGCTGAGCTGA
- the nagZ gene encoding beta-N-acetylhexosaminidase, protein MTTSTRGAALPTLLPGFVGTELPEWLAARLRDGLGGVCLFAENIVSVEQLRALTTAIREANPRALIAIDEEGGDVSRLHAATGSPFPGNAVLGRVDDTALTASVGAAVAAELRAAGVNLNFAPDVDINSNPDNPVIGVRSFGTDPDLVARHAAAWVEAHEAAGVAVSAKHFPGHGDTNADSHLALPVVDLPLEVLRERELVPFVAAIAAGARTIMSSHILLPQLDAAQPATFSPRILQQLLRDELGFDGVVVSDALDMVGASGEIGIPAAAVRALAGGCDLLCIGTRNTDAQLTEIETAIEAALASGELDEARLQDAVARVTTLAESLPAELEEQPEPYAPDPARIASAFDVADGVALPAEARIVSLETTANVAVGTVPWGLASVGLAPEPLREGEPLPASEVPYLVVGKDNHRRAWTRDIIDAARAAQPGTVVIDMGWPAPDRAYADIATFGASRSVSAALREVLDGREL, encoded by the coding sequence ATGACGACCTCCACCCGCGGCGCGGCCCTCCCCACCCTGCTCCCCGGCTTCGTCGGCACCGAACTGCCCGAGTGGCTCGCCGCGCGCCTGCGCGACGGCCTCGGCGGCGTGTGCCTCTTCGCCGAGAACATCGTGTCGGTCGAGCAGCTGCGCGCCCTCACGACCGCGATCCGCGAGGCCAACCCCCGCGCGCTCATCGCGATCGACGAGGAGGGCGGCGACGTCTCCCGCCTCCACGCCGCGACGGGATCGCCCTTCCCCGGCAACGCCGTGCTCGGGCGCGTCGATGACACGGCCCTCACGGCATCCGTCGGCGCGGCCGTCGCGGCCGAGCTGCGCGCCGCGGGCGTCAACCTCAACTTCGCGCCCGACGTCGACATCAACTCGAACCCCGACAACCCCGTGATCGGCGTGCGGAGCTTCGGCACCGACCCCGACCTCGTCGCGCGCCACGCGGCGGCGTGGGTCGAGGCGCACGAGGCCGCGGGCGTGGCCGTGAGCGCGAAGCACTTCCCGGGGCACGGCGACACGAACGCCGATTCGCACCTCGCGCTGCCCGTCGTCGACCTGCCGCTCGAGGTGCTGCGCGAGCGCGAGCTCGTGCCCTTCGTCGCCGCGATCGCGGCCGGCGCGCGCACGATCATGTCGAGCCACATCCTGCTGCCGCAGCTCGACGCGGCGCAGCCCGCGACGTTCTCGCCGCGCATCCTGCAGCAGCTGCTGCGCGACGAGCTCGGCTTCGACGGCGTCGTCGTCTCCGACGCGCTCGACATGGTGGGCGCCTCGGGCGAGATCGGCATCCCCGCCGCCGCCGTGCGCGCGCTCGCGGGCGGCTGCGACCTGCTCTGCATCGGCACCCGCAACACGGATGCGCAGCTCACCGAGATCGAGACGGCGATCGAGGCGGCCCTCGCCTCGGGCGAGCTCGACGAGGCGCGCCTCCAGGACGCGGTCGCGCGCGTCACGACGCTCGCCGAGTCGCTGCCCGCGGAGCTCGAGGAACAGCCCGAGCCGTACGCGCCCGACCCGGCCCGCATCGCATCCGCGTTCGACGTCGCCGACGGTGTGGCCCTGCCCGCCGAGGCGCGCATCGTGAGCCTCGAGACCACCGCGAACGTCGCCGTCGGCACCGTGCCGTGGGGCCTCGCGAGCGTCGGCCTCGCACCCGAGCCGCTGCGCGAGGGCGAGCCGCTGCCCGCATCCGAGGTGCCCTACCTCGTGGTCGGCAAAGACAACCACCGCCGCGCCTGGACGCGCGACATCATCGACGCCGCGCGGGCCGCCCAGCCCGGCACGGTCGTCATCGACATGGGCTGGCCCGCACCCGACCGGGCCTACGCCGACATCGCCACCTTCGGGGCGTCGCGCAGCGTCTCCGCCGCGCTCCGCGAGGTGCTGGACGGGAGAGAACTGTGA
- a CDS encoding ROK family protein: MRVGLDIGGTKTDAVAVADDGTVAHTLRLPTGFGPEAVVATAVEAVQRVSDATGTPVADFASIGIGIPGAVDPRGRVTHAVNLGLDDLGLGEELHARLGRPVRIENDVNAAAVGAFHLRGLGSGQSMAYLNLGTGLAAGLVLGGELWRGVSGVAGEIGHIPVDPSGPLCPCGQRGCLELYASGSAVARQWPSEDPLPVAALFAAAASGDPDAAAVRDRLLQGVAEAARLLVLTVDVDDVVIGGGISRLGEPLLDGVRSVIARWEAVSPFVASLGLAGRLRLLPPDFPAAAVGAALVGDPEAETLEVV, translated from the coding sequence GTGAGGGTCGGGCTCGACATCGGAGGCACCAAGACGGATGCCGTGGCGGTCGCCGACGACGGCACCGTCGCGCACACCCTGCGGCTGCCGACGGGCTTCGGACCGGAGGCGGTCGTCGCGACGGCCGTCGAGGCCGTGCAGCGCGTCTCGGATGCGACCGGCACGCCCGTCGCGGACTTCGCGTCGATCGGCATCGGCATCCCCGGCGCCGTCGACCCGCGGGGTCGCGTGACGCACGCCGTCAACCTCGGCCTCGACGACCTCGGCCTGGGGGAGGAGCTGCACGCGCGGCTCGGACGCCCCGTGCGCATCGAGAACGACGTCAACGCCGCCGCCGTGGGAGCGTTCCATCTGCGCGGGCTCGGCTCCGGCCAGTCGATGGCCTACCTCAACCTCGGCACGGGGCTCGCCGCGGGCCTCGTGCTCGGCGGCGAGCTGTGGCGCGGCGTGAGCGGCGTCGCGGGCGAGATCGGGCACATCCCCGTCGACCCCTCGGGCCCGCTGTGCCCATGCGGTCAGCGCGGCTGCCTCGAGCTTTACGCCTCCGGTTCGGCCGTCGCGCGGCAGTGGCCGAGCGAGGACCCGCTGCCCGTCGCGGCCCTCTTCGCGGCCGCGGCATCCGGCGACCCCGACGCTGCGGCCGTGCGCGACCGTCTGCTGCAGGGCGTGGCCGAGGCCGCGCGCCTGCTCGTGCTGACGGTCGACGTCGACGACGTCGTGATCGGCGGCGGCATCAGCCGCCTCGGCGAGCCCCTGCTCGACGGCGTGCGGTCGGTGATCGCGCGCTGGGAGGCCGTATCGCCGTTCGTCGCCTCGCTCGGACTCGCCGGGCGTCTGAGGCTGCTGCCGCCCGACTTCCCCGCGGCGGCGGTCGGCGCCGCGCTCGTGGGCGACCCCGAGGCCGAGACCCTGGAGGTGGTGTGA
- a CDS encoding glucosamine-6-phosphate deaminase, with amino-acid sequence MAEIVILSGSPEEAKAAAGELAADLIERVVRAKADAVLGLATGSTPLPVWSALAQRELDWSRVRGFALDEYVGLPAGHPESYRAVITREVVDTLGLEPSLVHVPGDDGGPIETAGARYEAAIAAAGGVDIQVLGIGRTGHIGFNEPGSSFASRTRVKTLTEATRVDNARFFDSIDDVPRHCLTQGLGTILDARELVLLAFGEAKADAVAGAVEGPVSASLPGSAIQLHPEVTVIVDEAAASKLRFADYYRYAWDNRPDWAR; translated from the coding sequence ATGGCCGAGATCGTGATCCTCTCCGGCTCGCCCGAGGAGGCGAAGGCCGCAGCCGGCGAGCTGGCCGCCGATCTCATCGAGCGCGTCGTGCGCGCCAAGGCGGATGCCGTGCTCGGCCTCGCGACCGGCTCGACCCCGCTGCCCGTGTGGAGCGCGCTCGCGCAGCGCGAGCTCGACTGGTCTCGTGTGCGGGGCTTCGCCCTCGATGAGTACGTCGGCCTCCCCGCGGGGCACCCCGAGAGCTACCGCGCGGTCATCACGCGCGAAGTCGTCGACACCCTCGGCCTCGAGCCGTCGCTCGTCCACGTGCCTGGGGACGACGGCGGCCCGATCGAGACCGCGGGCGCACGCTACGAGGCCGCGATCGCCGCGGCCGGGGGTGTCGACATCCAGGTGCTCGGCATCGGGCGCACGGGCCACATCGGCTTCAACGAGCCGGGGTCGAGCTTCGCCTCGCGCACGCGCGTCAAGACCCTCACCGAGGCGACGCGCGTCGACAACGCGCGCTTCTTCGACTCGATCGACGACGTGCCGCGGCACTGCCTCACGCAGGGGCTCGGCACGATCCTCGACGCGCGCGAGCTCGTGCTGCTCGCCTTCGGCGAGGCGAAGGCGGATGCCGTGGCCGGGGCCGTCGAGGGGCCCGTGTCGGCGTCGCTGCCGGGCTCGGCGATCCAGCTGCACCCCGAGGTGACGGTCATCGTCGACGAGGCGGCGGCGTCGAAGCTGCGCTTCGCCGACTACTACCGCTACGCGTGGGACAACCGGCCCGACTGGGCGCGGTGA
- a CDS encoding beta-N-acetylhexosaminidase, with translation MRPATTIGLAGIAVLAAAGLVVMTLSATSGSLSPHASAPTVPSIVPAPLELELRDDPPFVLTDATGIAADDPSLEPVVAAYAEAVAERTGIALPTGGDEPRIRFALDTALAPEEHRIEVGATGISVEAGDAAGAFWAVQSLLQLPAPGADGEVPAVAIHDAPRFAYRSAMLDVARHFFSVDDVERYLDRLASLKINVLHLHLTDDQGWRIAIDAHPELTEIGGRYAVDSDPGGFYTKDDYRRIVAAAADRFITVVPEIDMPGHTNAALASLAELNPDGTVAKPYTGIEVGFSTLDTRSEVTYAFVENVLTELAELTPGPYLHIGGDESHATSADDYEYFVTRAARIAAGTGKTVIGWHQIGQSSALPAGSIGQYWGYVEPSEADLAEARSIVEQGGRLIVSPADVAYLDMKYDFLTPRGLTWANGFTSIEDAYAWDPATVLPGIGEDDILGVEAPLWTETFRTVDEVEEMAMPRLAAMAEVAWTAQSARDYDDFVPRLIRLAARWDAQGVRYLRPAGIPWP, from the coding sequence GTGCGCCCCGCGACCACGATCGGCCTCGCGGGGATCGCGGTGCTCGCGGCGGCCGGTCTGGTGGTGATGACGCTGAGCGCGACATCCGGTTCCCTGTCGCCGCACGCATCCGCCCCCACCGTGCCGTCGATCGTGCCGGCGCCGCTCGAGCTCGAGCTGCGCGACGACCCACCTTTCGTGCTGACGGATGCCACGGGCATCGCCGCGGACGACCCGTCGCTCGAGCCCGTGGTCGCCGCGTACGCCGAGGCCGTCGCCGAGCGCACGGGGATCGCGCTGCCGACGGGCGGCGACGAGCCGCGCATCCGCTTCGCCCTCGACACCGCGCTCGCGCCGGAGGAGCATCGCATCGAGGTGGGCGCGACGGGCATCAGCGTCGAGGCGGGTGATGCGGCGGGCGCGTTCTGGGCGGTGCAGTCGCTTCTGCAACTGCCCGCGCCGGGTGCCGACGGCGAGGTGCCCGCGGTCGCGATCCACGACGCCCCGCGCTTCGCGTACCGCAGCGCGATGCTCGACGTCGCGCGCCACTTCTTCTCGGTCGACGACGTCGAGCGATACCTCGACCGGCTCGCGTCGCTCAAGATCAATGTGCTGCACCTGCACCTCACCGACGATCAGGGCTGGCGCATCGCGATCGACGCCCACCCGGAGCTCACCGAGATCGGCGGGCGGTACGCGGTCGACAGCGACCCGGGCGGCTTCTACACGAAAGACGACTACCGCCGCATCGTCGCGGCGGCGGCCGATCGCTTCATCACCGTCGTGCCCGAGATCGACATGCCGGGGCACACCAACGCGGCGCTCGCCTCGCTCGCCGAACTGAACCCCGACGGGACGGTCGCGAAGCCCTACACGGGCATCGAGGTGGGGTTCTCCACGCTCGACACCCGGTCTGAGGTCACCTACGCCTTCGTCGAAAACGTGCTAACGGAGCTCGCCGAGCTCACGCCCGGGCCCTACCTGCACATCGGCGGCGACGAGTCGCACGCCACCTCCGCCGACGACTACGAGTACTTCGTGACGCGCGCGGCCCGCATCGCAGCGGGCACCGGTAAGACCGTCATCGGCTGGCACCAGATCGGCCAGTCGAGCGCGCTGCCCGCAGGCTCGATCGGCCAGTACTGGGGGTACGTGGAGCCCTCGGAGGCCGACCTCGCCGAGGCGCGCTCGATCGTCGAGCAGGGCGGTCGGCTCATCGTCTCGCCCGCCGACGTCGCCTACCTCGACATGAAATACGACTTCCTCACGCCGCGCGGGCTCACGTGGGCGAACGGCTTCACGTCGATCGAGGACGCCTACGCGTGGGACCCGGCGACGGTGCTGCCCGGCATCGGCGAGGACGACATCCTGGGCGTCGAGGCACCCTTGTGGACCGAGACCTTTCGCACGGTGGACGAGGTCGAGGAGATGGCGATGCCGCGGCTCGCGGCCATGGCCGAGGTCGCCTGGACCGCGCAGTCCGCGCGCGACTACGACGACTTCGTGCCCCGTCTCATCCGCCTCGCCGCCCGCTGGGACGCGCAGGGCGTGCGCTACCTGCGCCCCGCGGGCATCCCCTGGCCCTGA
- the purU gene encoding formyltetrahydrofolate deformylase: MTPETTHWILTLVCEDRPGIVHAISGAIVEAEGNITESQQFSSDDTGTFFMRLQVESAASREAFEAALTPVTERYGMTWQLDVVGRPLRTLVLVSKAGHCLNDLLFRQRAGQLGVDIPLVMSNHPDLGELAAFYDVPFESHAVTSPDEKKAFEQRVLEVVEQHDIELVVLARYMQILSPELCEALAGRVINIHHSFLPGFKGANPYKQAHSRGVKLIGATAHFVTSDLDEGPIIEQNVVRVDHTRTPAELVAIGQDEESRTLTQAVKWFAEDRVLLDGVRTIIFR, translated from the coding sequence GTGACGCCCGAGACGACCCACTGGATCCTGACCCTCGTGTGCGAGGACCGACCCGGCATCGTGCACGCCATCAGCGGCGCGATCGTGGAGGCCGAGGGCAACATCACCGAGTCGCAGCAGTTCTCGAGCGACGACACGGGCACCTTCTTCATGCGCCTCCAGGTGGAGTCGGCGGCGAGCCGCGAGGCGTTCGAGGCCGCGCTCACGCCGGTCACGGAACGCTACGGGATGACGTGGCAGCTCGACGTTGTCGGCCGCCCCCTTCGCACCCTCGTGCTCGTGTCGAAGGCGGGCCACTGCCTCAACGACCTGCTGTTCCGCCAGCGCGCCGGCCAGCTGGGCGTCGACATCCCGCTCGTCATGTCGAACCACCCCGACCTCGGCGAGCTCGCCGCGTTCTACGACGTGCCATTCGAGTCGCACGCCGTCACCTCGCCCGACGAGAAGAAGGCGTTCGAGCAGCGCGTGCTCGAGGTCGTCGAGCAGCACGACATCGAGCTCGTCGTGCTCGCGCGCTACATGCAGATCCTGTCGCCCGAGCTGTGCGAGGCGCTCGCGGGCCGGGTCATCAACATCCACCACTCCTTCCTGCCGGGCTTCAAGGGCGCGAACCCCTACAAGCAGGCGCACTCGCGCGGCGTGAAGCTCATCGGCGCGACGGCCCACTTCGTCACGAGCGATCTCGACGAAGGGCCCATCATCGAGCAGAACGTCGTGCGCGTCGACCACACGCGCACGCCCGCCGAGCTCGTCGCGATCGGGCAGGACGAGGAGAGCCGCACGCTCACGCAGGCCGTCAAGTGGTTCGCCGAGGACCGCGTGTTGCTCGACGGCGTGCGCACGATCATCTTCCGCTAG
- a CDS encoding MFS transporter codes for MSSSTNGFPFFRLLVLTGAIFASVSSEFLPTGLLPEMAADLGVSESQIGLLVTVFAATVVISTAPLTVLTRRYSRKWLMVMLLGIFALTNVLCAIAPTYWFLVGARILGGLAHGLFWAVTGPYAALLVPRHQLARAISITNAGGTMAFILGVPLGTFLGHALGWRLAFAAMAAVVVVFMVCVIVYLPPVSHLVQLSTGEIAVPTRKDRSLPAVVIVCLTVVLIITGHNIFYTYIAPWAIQVGGVDEAGVSGLLFAYGAAGAIGLALGGAFGDRFPRGSVNVALAGVALSILFLAAFGTSAVPIVIGMVIWSVFFGGVPALMHSRVLHSASERIRDLAAAWLTTAFNLAIGGGALIGGFLLDGLGIRVLPWVAAAVIAGGLVFVIVTDRARMAAHR; via the coding sequence GTGAGTTCGAGCACCAACGGTTTCCCCTTCTTCCGGCTCCTCGTGCTCACGGGGGCGATCTTCGCATCCGTCTCGAGCGAGTTCCTGCCCACGGGCCTGCTGCCCGAGATGGCGGCCGACCTGGGGGTGTCGGAGTCGCAGATCGGACTGCTCGTCACCGTGTTCGCCGCGACCGTGGTCATCTCGACCGCCCCGCTCACCGTGCTCACGCGCCGCTACTCGCGCAAGTGGCTCATGGTCATGCTGCTCGGCATCTTCGCGCTCACCAACGTGCTGTGCGCGATCGCGCCCACCTACTGGTTCCTCGTGGGCGCGCGCATCCTCGGCGGCCTCGCGCACGGCCTCTTCTGGGCCGTCACGGGCCCCTACGCGGCGCTCCTCGTGCCGCGCCACCAGCTCGCGCGCGCCATCTCGATCACGAACGCGGGCGGCACGATGGCGTTCATCCTCGGTGTGCCGCTCGGCACGTTCCTCGGGCACGCGCTCGGATGGCGTCTCGCGTTCGCCGCGATGGCCGCGGTCGTCGTCGTGTTCATGGTGTGCGTCATCGTGTACCTGCCGCCCGTGTCGCACCTCGTGCAGCTCTCGACCGGCGAGATCGCCGTGCCGACGCGCAAGGACCGCTCGCTGCCCGCCGTCGTCATCGTCTGCCTCACGGTCGTGCTCATCATCACGGGGCACAACATCTTCTACACGTACATCGCGCCGTGGGCGATCCAGGTGGGCGGCGTCGACGAGGCGGGCGTGAGCGGGCTGCTGTTCGCCTACGGTGCGGCGGGCGCCATCGGTCTCGCGCTCGGAGGCGCCTTCGGCGACCGCTTCCCGCGCGGCTCGGTCAACGTCGCGCTCGCGGGCGTCGCGCTCAGCATCCTGTTCCTCGCGGCGTTCGGCACCTCGGCGGTTCCGATCGTCATCGGCATGGTGATCTGGAGCGTGTTCTTCGGCGGCGTGCCCGCCCTCATGCACTCGCGCGTGCTGCACTCGGCGTCGGAGCGCATCCGCGACCTCGCCGCCGCGTGGCTCACGACGGCGTTCAACCTCGCGATCGGCGGGGGCGCGCTCATCGGCGGCTTCCTGCTCGACGGCCTCGGCATCCGCGTGCTTCCGTGGGTCGCGGCGGCGGTCATCGCGGGCGGGCTCGTGTTCGTCATCGTGACCGACCGCGCGCGCATGGCCGCGCACCGCTAG
- a CDS encoding carbohydrate ABC transporter permease, producing the protein MTAAKLGRIALSVLAIVLAIVWIFPVYWMANSAFISTAVLQQFTPHFFPGQYFTTSNFTGAVADGSFFGALGMSLAITLIVVVVCLVFAFLGAVAISRFKFRGRKSFVLALLLIQMLPAEGLFIAQYKMVSSVGLLNTVLGVSVIYIAAVIPFTVWMLRGFVAGVPAELEEAAMVDGLSRFQAFMRITFPLLAPGLVASGVYAFLQAWNEITVAVVLLPAEAAQTLPLWLRGFVQASATRETDWGQVMAASTIVAIPVIIFFLIVQGRMTSGIVGGAVKG; encoded by the coding sequence GTGACCGCCGCCAAGCTCGGGCGCATCGCCCTCAGCGTGCTCGCGATCGTGCTCGCGATCGTGTGGATCTTCCCCGTCTACTGGATGGCCAACTCGGCGTTCATCTCGACCGCGGTGCTGCAGCAGTTCACGCCGCACTTCTTCCCCGGCCAGTACTTCACGACCTCGAACTTCACGGGCGCCGTCGCCGACGGCTCGTTCTTCGGCGCGCTCGGAATGAGCCTCGCGATCACGCTCATCGTGGTCGTCGTGTGCCTCGTGTTCGCGTTCCTCGGCGCCGTCGCGATCAGCCGCTTCAAGTTCCGCGGTCGCAAGAGCTTCGTGCTCGCGCTCCTGCTCATCCAGATGCTGCCCGCAGAGGGCCTCTTCATCGCGCAGTACAAGATGGTGTCGTCGGTCGGCCTCCTCAACACCGTGCTCGGCGTGAGCGTCATCTACATCGCCGCCGTCATCCCCTTCACGGTGTGGATGCTGCGCGGCTTCGTCGCGGGCGTGCCGGCCGAGCTCGAGGAGGCGGCGATGGTCGACGGCCTCAGCCGCTTCCAGGCGTTCATGCGCATCACGTTCCCGCTGCTCGCGCCGGGACTTGTGGCATCCGGCGTCTACGCCTTCCTGCAGGCGTGGAACGAGATCACGGTCGCCGTCGTGCTGCTGCCCGCCGAGGCGGCGCAGACGCTGCCGCTCTGGCTGCGCGGCTTCGTGCAGGCGTCCGCGACGCGCGAGACCGACTGGGGCCAGGTGATGGCCGCGTCGACGATCGTCGCGATCCCCGTCATCATCTTCTTCCTCATCGTGCAGGGACGCATGACGAGCGGCATCGTGGGAGGTGCGGTCAAGGGATGA